The Aquila chrysaetos chrysaetos chromosome 25, bAquChr1.4, whole genome shotgun sequence genome includes the window GGAACAGCAAAGAGTGGCACGGGTATTGCAGCCATGTCTGTCATGAGGCCTGAGCTCATCATGAAGTCAATCATCCCTGTTGTCATGGCGGGTATTATAGCTATCTATGGCCTCGTAGTGGCAGTCCTCATTGCCAATGCCCTCTCACCTTCTATCACACTATTCAAGTAAGTTACTGCATCTGTCAGTTTTAAGTTTGTCCTGTCACTATTTTGATGCTTCTGAGTGGGTGGGTTTTGCTCAAGACTCCAGGAAGTACTGTCGATGCTAAATGCTCCTAACCTAGGCTTAGCAGTATGGACTGGATTTCAGCTGTCCTACCTGATGTCTTAGCCTCAGTGGTAGTGCTGCCTGATTAGTTTGCTGTATTAGCTAACAGATCAGACATCCCACTAGTAGAGATAATGCAGTGGTTTATGGCTTGAAAGAAACAATGTACAGGCAGTACTGGGATAGGAGGCTAAGCTTGTTTCATGGTGCCAAATTTTAGACCTGGAATACACAGGTCTTTCCAAGATTGTCTAATCAGACTGTCTAAATAGTTCTTCTGTTGCCTGGGAGATGCAAGTGAATAATTAATATTGCTTGCTGCTTTATGTGCTGGTAAATCAATCCTCAAGCTATACATCAGGCCTCTACATCAACTACAGTCTGAAACTTAATCTACTTGACTTTTGAGAATAGCTGGGACTGGCTTGGAGACCTCTCAGAATGAAACAATGCTTCTGAGGTCTAAAGTAGATATCTGTGTCACTGTACAAGCTATAGCTGATGAGCAGTGTGGTTGGCCTAATAAGCCATGATCTAAGACACACAGGTACAAATGCTCCTTTGCAGTTACCAGGTGGCCAGATTCTGATAGGCACTGCTCCTCAGGTGCCCCTGCCTGGAAAACCAGACCTTTCCTGTCCAACTCTTGCAGTGCAAGAGACCTAATAATCACCTGGATGTGCTATAGCTGCATAATAAGTTTACTAAAGGTGGGAGACAAAAGCAGCTACTAACAGGCTACACAGCAGTGGGACAGGCATTACTGCAAGTGCTAGCCCACATGGCTGGAGTAAATACAGCTCTGGCAGCATGCTAAGCCTGCAGCTGACTGAAGTGGCTACAGACAAGCCGGGTGGCCATGTGAACTTGCAGGCCTAGTAGCTTAGCTTAGTGTATGAGCCATGCCTCAGTATCAGCTAAAGATCTTGCATAGCTGCTTGTTTTTAAGTATCAGAGCTAGGAGTCTCAGGAAGCATCTGCTTTGTGAGGAATACTGTGCTTGCCTAAAGAGTATAGAAGctctttctgcaggaaaaaggtTCCCTTTAAATGTTTATATGTTAATTCTTACTTGCcttggggagagggaaaaaaaaaagaaaggctagCCTGAAGTTGAAGGGTTGGGTGTCCTGTTACTTGCCACTGAAACTCTTTTCATATCTGTCCTACAGGAGCTTTCTTCAGCTGGGTGCTGGCTTGAGTGTGGGCCTCAGTGGTCTGGCTGCTGGCTTTGCCATTGGTATTGTGGGTGATGCAGGTGTACGGGGAACAGCACAGCAGCCCAGGTTATTTGTGGGCATGATCCTGATCTTGATCTTCGCTGAAGTCTTGGGTCTCTATGGCCTCATTGTTGCCCTTATCCTCTCCACAAAGTAAACACTGCGGTATGATGTAAAGAGATGTAACAAATccacgtttaaaaaaaaagctccagaaCGAAAATGGTCTCTCCAATGTGTACAGTTGTCCCAATTTGGTAGTTGATCTCTTGTAAATGCGCAATGTATGTTAGTGACTTGTCTGTCCTGTGTGTACTTCAATATTAAATTGGATGGGCTGCTCCAAGCCTGCTGCATGGCTTGGGGTGGCCTGTGTGCAATTTTCCACCCATTGCTGTTAGTACTTTATGTATAAATATGAactagaaatgtaattttttctcttcactggatgtttatttataaaagaCTTGACATGTTCATACATCTATGGAGCAAGGATTTTCAATTTCCCATGCTATATATATTAATCTTATATATAGGTAGATTACACTGTGGGGTCAATTGTAAGTGCAGAGAATTCCTTGGATGTAACTTTGATTCTAAAGATTGCTGTAGTGTCCTGGTATTGGAGTATGagaattttgtgttttattacaGCAATTGTCCGAAACACTCCTGTGTTTCAGTAGTAACCGCGTATGCTCCGGCATCAGAGTCGTGCACCCAGTGTTGGGTTACAAACTTATACCatgtttccaaataaaacttCCTCACTACATTGCTGTAATGAGTCCTCTGCCTCTGATTTCATGCTTTTGCTTCTCTAGGAAGAGGAGGGGTTCCTTTAGCGGGGAGGCAGGTTCTTGATGTGACTGAGCACCATGCAGAAGTGATGCTGTCATCACTGCTAAAAcattcccttctttctcctgggCAAGTAGCAATGCTGTTTCCAACTGCTGTGCATGGGTAGTACTTGTGGTGAGCAGGAATGCAAGGCTGTTGCAGTGCTATGCTCACCCTGATCAAGCAACACATACTTGCTCTGGCACATGGTAATGACATGTAATAGGCTGTGCAGCATGGCCTGAGCAGACAGGGTCAGGGAGCAAGGGTGCAGGCTTCAGCATGTGACAAGGAGTAGGAGCTGCTGAAGAGCCTTTAGGCAGCTTGTCTTTGTGATGGCTGTGCAGAAACTTGGCTGGTTGGAAAGCTGTGCTGTTAGCAGCAATTGCCTCTAAAGTACCTGAACAATAGTCTCATTAACAGAATTCGTTCATTcaagaacttgtattttttaactTGTAAATCAGGAGCACTTGAGCTGAAAAGTTGTGCTTTTGCAGCTAGTGACTGCTGTAGCAATCTTCTCTTGTCCTGAGGATTTGAGTGTTGCAAAGCAATGCTGAAACTCATATGGGAAATAGATGTTGGACCCTTGTGAATATAGGGTTTGTTCCAATTGCCTTTGGGAAGCACATCACCTTAATCTTAGTTGTATAGTTTGGAGGACAGGTTGAGCTTTTTACCTTGTTCCAGCCAAAATGTTAGTATTATGGATACCTAGTACTAGTGGTGCCTTGGTGATCAAACTAAGCTGGGTGATCTGTCAGAACGTCTTCTGTCAGCCTGGTTGGGAAGGGAACTGTGGTGCTGTATGTGTATTTCACCTGTGTATCTTGTGTATACCTGTGCAGCAAACAAGTCTGGTGTAAGTACCATGAAGAGCTATGCCCAGAGCATGAGGAATCAACTGAAGCTGTGTCTGGAGCTTCTGACCTGGTAGGAGCATTCACCAGCCCAGGCCTGGTGGCACTTTGTGCATCTTCTGGGTAGCTGGTCTCCAGACTGGGGACCATTCCAGATACTTCAGCTATGGGCCAATCATTCTGCTAGTATGGATTTTCACAGACTTTTGTGAAGATGTAGTTTTAATAATTGTTgataaatattaacaaattaaTTGGTTTATTCTCTTTGCTAAAAAGCTGATCTGTCTGCATTCATTTAATAGCCTGTCAGCTGCTTGGCTTTGGGGTGGGCTGTACTGCTGGTTTGGTGTTTTGGAAGGGCTTTTCATGGCAGTCTGAGCAGTGGTGGTGCTTGGGCTGTATAGAGGCATAAGCTGATTTAAGGTAAATCCTGGATGTATGCTGAAGTGTTGCCTGGGGTAAGGGAAGAATTCCTGATCTGAATTGTGTTgatcattcttttcttcagcaaaagtagTAGACTCTAAACTTCTGAATTGGACTTTACCCAGGGGTCATAAACATTTATGGAAACTATAGCATAATTTTCTCTCAGCACTGATTGCAGTGAGTACCTTCCCAGTACTTTCATGCAGAGTCTGACAGAGCTTGTAGTTGGGAGGGGGTGAATCACAAATTCAGGCTCTCTGGAAAGCATGCCACTTACATCCTGCAGTTCTGGTGAGAGGAATTGTATTTCGCTTGTGTAGCAGGACAGGAGAATGTCCTGGCTGGGGCTGCAAATACGTTTTAAGATCTGGGTTTCCCTTCTTTAAGGGGAACATGCTGCCAGCCTTTTTTGCCAATTTACAAGAATATGAGCAAATTGCATTTGAGAGCAACTAAATGCTGGTGGTAGCTCTCATCTCTTAAGATTAATAAGGAATTTAAAGGCACTGATCTATAGGAACTCTTAAGGTCCCATTGTAGCTTGGTGACACTGTAGCTTGCAGAAGGCAGTTACTAGCCTTAGGATGGTGATGGATACTTACGTAACTAAATGCAGGCAAAATCCCATCAACAGCGTTTTGGTTCATGCCTTGGAACATCAAGCCTTCCTTGTTAATATATAAGCCCAGGCAAGTCAGGAGAACAGAGCATAAAGCAGATGCTGGGGTTAGCATGCCGAGATGGAGAAATGCTTTGTGCTGAGTACCTGCAAATACGCTGGGAGTAAAATTAATAATCTGAGCATGTTGCCTTGCCAAGTGTTTCCTGACAGTGATGCTCTAGATCCTCATTGATGACTCCCAGGTGAAAACTTGCATTTCAAGTCCTTCACTGATGCTATTGCATCAGCAAATTTCTGAAGTGATTCAgagcattaagaaaataatggaCCTTTTGGTCCCTTTCCTTTATTTACTGATAGCAGCGTGCTAGATCACAGTGCAGTCCCATCTGGCAGGGATTGACTTTGGTTTGGAAAAGGGGAACGGGCAGCCTCAGAGCATGAAATTACAGGACTTGTAGAGTGCCTGATTAAAAGAGGTGGTGTCTGCTGGCACATAAATAGTCCTCTGTAATGTGGCAGATTGCGTGCCTGTGAGTATGCACTGCAGAGTGAgtcagccctgcagagagaatGGAGCAGggtggctctgcagcagcagcagtcagttCAGGCTAGGTAAGGTTAAGGGATGCCTGCTGCCAGATGCTGCCTGCATAGACAATGCCTTCATAGAGCTTGCTGACCTTTCGcttttttaactctttcatACTGGCCTTTTTTCAAAGGCTGCagattgttttttgttttgtttttttttactgctctgttggagaagcatttttaaatagtagGATTTTGTCTGTGATTGTTCAGGGATTGTCTTTCCTTGGGAGACCTGGTTTACAGAGAAGCGTAGTAACCTGGAAAAGTAAATAAGCTTTGGGGAAATAAAAACCTCATTAAGAGAAACTGATCCCAGAAACTAAGCTGCTGTTTTCAACTACAGGGTAAGAGCAGATCTAATGAAAACAACTCTCTCAGTAAACCTTGTTGCCCTCGCAGTCTAACCATGGGGATATTGATTTTATGGCTTTTTGCTGTTTCCATCTGGCCTTACTGTACAAACCATCACTATTCTCAGGTGAGAATTACCTCTGTCTCTGACACACAGGACTTGCCACCTCTGCTTTTAGCATATCTCTGCTCTACAGGTATTAAACATACTTTTGTCTTGATGTAATTAAATTAAACCCAGAGTAAGTCATCCCAGTGCCACTTACCCTGGAGTgggaattttctgttttatggtCAAAAGATTGTGTCCCGAAAAAGCTTCTCCATTTTTGTTCCTATTACTCACTAATGAATgctgttccttttctctgcaAGTCACGCTTCATTTAGCTCCTGAGACAGTCACAGCTTTGCAACTCTCATCACTGAGTTTCTGTCCAGCTAGTTGCTCTATCACAGTGccaaagcacacagaaaaaaatcctcccccAACCTTACAGTGCGTATGTTTGGAAGCTCCTAGGGGCCAAACTGCTGAGCGTGTCCCACGAGGCATCTACAGACCACTGAGAGGTCTTACAGACCTGTGAGAGTACAAGCCGGGTAGCAGGAGGGCAGGGTGATGTTCCTGGAGAATCAGTGGCTTGTTTCCCATCTTCCTTTTGCTGAGGGGATGAGATGCACTCACCACAGGCTCAAGTCCTGGCTCTTCTGGATTTACCAAGAGGATACTGGTGGCTGTTTCAGTCCTGGACCCTTTTTTGGCACTTTGAACTGTCCTTGCTATTAGAGCTGtgctttcctcctttgcctCTGGGAGAGGGTAAAGCGGTGATCTCAGGTGTCAGAGAGTGATAGACCACCTACACCTAAGCGGTGCTAttgctttcctcctttgcctCTGGGAGAGGGTAAAGCGGTGATCTCAGGTGTCAGAGAGTGATAATGACCACCTACACCTAATGGCTGAGGACAAATCTTAGGAAATCACATACATTACCAAAATGGGCAGTGTGTTCTCAACTTATAGATGTAAACAGCCTCCCTGGCTCTTGTGTGCGTTAGGACAATTTCGTAGACCTCTTTGTTGAATGCATGTGAAAAATTAGAAGCCAAGGCTGGATCTCCACAAGCACTTTATTTGGCAGCAGTGCTAGCCCAAGCCCTCCCTCTGGACACCTAGACCTTCTTTCACATCTGTAGCACACACTCCCTTGTTCCTCCCAAGTGCGCTGGTACAACTTTGCATGCTGCCAGGCAGTGAATCTAATTTGGGAATTGAGCCAGGTTAAAAATAACtcaacctgaagaaaaaaaacgtttcctacagaaaatgcaagtgaaaCTACAGCTTGTGATTCCCTCAGCCTATTACTGGGGCTCTAGAGAGAAAGAATATGCAATTATTAGAGAGGGAGTGTGTGATTATTGGTGATGCAAGACAGGGTTAATTTAATAGTGAGAAATAGAAGAACATCCAAAGGGATAAGACTTAAAGCAGGACAGATAAGTGACATAAAGTTGGGTTGGGTGACATACCTACAGCAACGATGAGGCAAATTTCCATACCTTGCATCTCAGCACAGGCTTGTTCTGttcttcccagcagcacaggggaaggTCCGGGCCATTTTCCAGCATTCTGATTTAGTGGTTCACTTTGGGGCTGGTGGCCTAGAAAAATGTTGGATCTCTTTATTGCTGAAGGGTTGGTGAAGCTGTGTCAATGGGGTGGACCCCGTGGCAGGATCTTTTATAGTGGATGTTACTATCTCTAAGCAGTCAGTATTTGCATTTACCTAGATGACTCTTCCACTGCCAAGAAAAGTTACTGTCACAAGTCTGTTAGTTGGTACGTTCATATGAAGGTGCCCTGTTTTGGCCACAGGCAGTTTGGGTGCTGTATATGCCTTTTGACATCTGAATTCAATTTAGCAGCTTGGAAGGGTACTTATTCCTCGCAGAGTTGTTTGCTCAAATAAGCATGCCTGAGATCCGCTTTTAGGATTCATTTTCTAATCTTCCAGTTTTGGAGTCTCCTTGACTTCACCTGTACTGAAGCCACAAGTCATTCCCACCAATATGCTGCTGGGTGCCCCAGACATGGATAATTTCAGCCACAATGATGAAAACCTGCCTGAAGCCATTCTTAGCCTCAAATTCCCAAAACAGTGCTGCATGTAGTTTTCCTGGCCTCAACTAGCATTATTCTCAGCTCTCCATTTCAGGGGCCTTTACTGTCACCCTGCTGACAGTAAGAGGCAGCTTGTAGTGTGGACAAGTACTGACATCATGGAATGATAAGTACAGCATAAAACCTCATTAAAATTCAATTCCTGGCCAGATGGGGATGTTATGTTCATGCACAATTGCATTCCCCATCATTTATCTTTTCTCGGTGTGATTCATCAACAGAGCTCACATCAGCACCCTGCCTAGACACAGTCCTTGATGAGACAGTTGACTCTCTCTGCGATACCGTGGGACACCAAACAGGATAAACACGCGAGTGAGAGTGCTAGGTGGActgctgcagcacccagcagtCCCTGTGGAGCAGAGGATGGAGGGGAAATTGAAGCATCTGCCAGCAGATGATCAGGAGTAAATCGAGTAAATCGACTGTCGAGGATGTGGGCTTTAATTTGAACAGTGCGTAGTTCTTGCTTGTAATGTTTTGGAGATTGGACATTGTTGCTCTTCTGGCCA containing:
- the ATP6V0C gene encoding V-type proton ATPase 16 kDa proteolipid subunit produces the protein MSSSASPEYASFFAVMGASAAMVFSALGAAYGTAKSGTGIAAMSVMRPELIMKSIIPVVMAGIIAIYGLVVAVLIANALSPSITLFKSFLQLGAGLSVGLSGLAAGFAIGIVGDAGVRGTAQQPRLFVGMILILIFAEVLGLYGLIVALILSTK